One stretch of Saccharopolyspora erythraea DNA includes these proteins:
- a CDS encoding FAD binding domain-containing protein, producing the protein MIPASFDYIAPSTVEEAVAALAEAGEDAKVLAGGQSLLPVLRMRMADPGVVVDVGKIESMRGVRDESDAIVIGAMTTHHDVLRDQLVRQHAELIALTTRTVADPQVRHRGTFGGSLAHADPAGDLLAPVLALGAEMVIAGREGTRTVPAAEFFVDYFTTALAPDEILVEVRVPKFTGWSAHYEKFNRVAQAWSLVGVAAAVRVEESSIADVRIGLTAMGPTPVRATGVEQALIGGPATAEAIREAASHAAEGTSPTGDASADPDYREHLARVLTGRAVLAAAGG; encoded by the coding sequence GTGATCCCCGCATCGTTCGACTACATCGCACCGTCCACAGTGGAAGAGGCGGTGGCCGCGCTGGCCGAGGCCGGTGAGGACGCCAAGGTGCTGGCGGGCGGGCAGAGCCTGCTGCCGGTGCTGCGGATGCGCATGGCCGACCCCGGGGTCGTCGTCGACGTCGGCAAGATCGAGTCGATGCGCGGCGTCCGCGACGAGAGCGACGCGATCGTCATCGGCGCCATGACCACCCACCACGACGTGCTGCGCGACCAGCTCGTCCGCCAGCACGCCGAACTGATCGCGCTCACCACCCGCACCGTGGCCGACCCGCAGGTGCGCCACCGCGGCACCTTCGGCGGGTCGCTGGCCCACGCCGACCCGGCAGGCGACCTGCTGGCCCCGGTGCTGGCGCTCGGCGCGGAGATGGTCATCGCCGGACGCGAAGGCACGCGGACCGTTCCCGCGGCCGAGTTCTTCGTCGACTACTTCACGACCGCGCTGGCACCCGACGAGATCCTGGTCGAGGTGCGGGTGCCGAAGTTCACCGGCTGGAGCGCGCACTACGAGAAGTTCAACCGGGTCGCCCAGGCGTGGTCGCTGGTCGGCGTCGCGGCCGCGGTGCGCGTCGAGGAGTCCTCGATCGCGGACGTGCGCATCGGCCTGACCGCCATGGGCCCGACCCCCGTCCGCGCGACCGGCGTCGAACAGGCGCTGATCGGCGGACCCGCCACGGCCGAGGCGATCCGCGAAGCGGCCTCGCACGCGGCCGAGGGCACCAGCCCGACGGGCGACGCCAGCGCCGATCCCGACTACCGGGAGCACCTGGCCAGGGTGCTGACGGGGCGGGCGGTGCTCGCGGCGGCGGGCGGCTAG
- a CDS encoding SRPBCC family protein: MQMQHHFTVPVPVDVAWKALLDPERVAPCMPGATLTKSEGDEFAGTVKVKLGPVSLLYKGTGTFTEVDEAGRRAVIEASGKDSRGNGTAAATVTAVLTAADGGTSVQVDTDLKITGKPAQLGRGLISEVGGKILNQFAGCLSEKLAGEPEAPAEPETSAPAGETASTGDADGVPASEPSGSSVNGDRSSAARAAGEDAAAASESAQRETAARTRRPGWRVTPPSGEGQWSSTAQETAANRADAVVTGKPMPSDEAIDLLGTAGAPVLKRVAPIAAAVIGLLIVLRLLRRRRRA; the protein is encoded by the coding sequence GTGCAAATGCAGCACCACTTCACCGTTCCGGTGCCCGTCGACGTGGCCTGGAAGGCGTTGCTCGATCCGGAACGGGTGGCCCCGTGCATGCCGGGTGCCACCCTCACCAAGTCCGAGGGCGACGAGTTCGCCGGCACCGTGAAGGTCAAGCTCGGACCGGTGTCGCTGCTCTACAAGGGAACCGGCACGTTCACCGAGGTCGACGAGGCGGGCAGGCGCGCCGTCATCGAGGCCAGCGGCAAGGACTCGCGCGGCAACGGCACCGCCGCCGCGACCGTGACCGCGGTGCTGACCGCCGCGGACGGCGGGACGTCGGTGCAGGTCGACACCGACCTGAAGATCACCGGCAAGCCCGCCCAGCTCGGACGCGGTCTGATCTCCGAGGTGGGCGGCAAGATCCTCAACCAGTTCGCGGGCTGCCTGTCCGAGAAGCTCGCGGGCGAGCCGGAGGCCCCGGCCGAGCCCGAGACCTCCGCACCGGCCGGGGAGACCGCGTCGACCGGGGACGCCGACGGCGTTCCGGCGAGCGAGCCCTCGGGCAGCTCGGTCAACGGCGACCGCAGCTCGGCGGCCCGCGCCGCGGGCGAGGACGCCGCTGCCGCGTCGGAGTCCGCCCAGCGCGAGACCGCCGCGCGGACCCGCCGTCCGGGCTGGCGGGTCACCCCGCCGTCGGGGGAGGGCCAGTGGTCGAGCACCGCGCAGGAGACGGCCGCCAACCGCGCGGACGCGGTCGTGACCGGCAAGCCGATGCCGTCCGACGAGGCCATCGACCTCCTCGGCACGGCGGGTGCGCCGGTGCTCAAGCGCGTCGCCCCGATCGCGGCGGCCGTCATCGGCCTGCTGATCGTCCTGCGCCTCCTCCGCCGCAGGCGGCGGGCCTGA
- a CDS encoding o-succinylbenzoate synthase: MDATGARIELTDLDAVRVYGLPMRNRFRGITVRQGVLLRGPAGWGEFCPFDDYGDEESVPWLATALEACAGDWPEPVRDSVPVNCTVPVVTPEKAHEIAAGSGCATAKVKVAEPGRPPGEDVERVAAVRDALGPGGAVRVDANAAWDVDTAVARIRELDRAAGGLEYVEQPCPSVDELAAVRRRVEVRIAADESIRRAEDPMRVAVAGAADVAVIKVSPLGGVRRALRVAEASGLPCVVSSAVESSVGLAAQLALAGALPQLPFACGLGTIALLEGDVVADSLVPADGRLPVPRRPPEPTPALVAAATPPADVQRRWLDRLRRVHALLPAG; this comes from the coding sequence ATGGACGCGACCGGGGCAAGGATCGAACTGACCGACCTCGACGCCGTGCGGGTCTACGGGCTCCCGATGCGAAACCGGTTCCGGGGCATCACCGTCCGCCAGGGCGTCCTGCTGCGCGGTCCGGCGGGCTGGGGCGAGTTCTGCCCCTTCGACGACTACGGCGACGAAGAGTCGGTGCCGTGGCTGGCCACCGCGCTGGAGGCGTGCGCGGGCGACTGGCCGGAGCCGGTGCGCGACAGCGTGCCGGTGAACTGCACGGTTCCGGTCGTGACGCCGGAGAAGGCGCACGAGATCGCCGCGGGCTCCGGGTGCGCCACCGCGAAGGTGAAGGTGGCCGAGCCCGGCCGTCCGCCCGGCGAGGACGTCGAGCGGGTGGCCGCGGTGCGCGACGCGCTCGGCCCCGGCGGTGCGGTGCGCGTCGACGCCAACGCCGCCTGGGACGTCGACACCGCGGTCGCCCGGATCCGCGAGCTGGACCGCGCGGCGGGCGGCCTGGAGTACGTCGAGCAGCCGTGCCCGTCGGTCGACGAGCTCGCCGCGGTCCGGCGGCGGGTCGAGGTCCGCATCGCCGCCGACGAGTCGATCCGGCGGGCCGAGGACCCGATGCGGGTGGCCGTGGCGGGTGCCGCCGACGTGGCGGTCATCAAGGTCTCGCCGCTGGGCGGGGTGCGCCGCGCGCTGCGGGTGGCCGAGGCGAGCGGCCTGCCGTGCGTGGTCTCGTCGGCGGTCGAGAGCAGCGTGGGCCTGGCCGCGCAGCTCGCGCTGGCGGGTGCGCTGCCGCAGCTGCCCTTCGCCTGCGGGCTCGGCACGATCGCGTTGCTCGAAGGCGACGTCGTCGCCGACTCGCTGGTGCCCGCCGACGGCCGGCTGCCGGTGCCCCGGCGTCCGCCGGAGCCCACGCCCGCGCTGGTAGCGGCGGCCACGCCGCCCGCCGACGTCCAGCGGCGGTGGCTGGACCGGCTGCGCCGCGTCCACGCCCTCCTGCCCGCGGGGTGA
- a CDS encoding helix-turn-helix domain-containing protein, whose protein sequence is MPVVVDIDVMLAKRKMSVGVLAERVGITPANLAVLKNGRAKAVRFTTLAALCEVLECQPGDLLRWEPEERAGDVPLAGSGAQPLTSGPDS, encoded by the coding sequence ATGCCGGTCGTCGTCGACATCGACGTGATGCTGGCCAAGCGCAAGATGTCCGTGGGCGTTCTCGCGGAGCGCGTGGGCATCACCCCTGCGAACCTGGCGGTGCTCAAGAACGGTCGCGCCAAGGCGGTTCGCTTCACCACGCTCGCGGCGCTGTGCGAGGTGCTCGAGTGCCAGCCCGGCGACCTGCTCCGCTGGGAACCCGAGGAGCGGGCGGGCGATGTGCCGCTGGCCGGCAGCGGTGCCCAACCGCTCACGAGCGGGCCGGATTCGTAG
- a CDS encoding DUF2975 domain-containing protein produces MGKVAVLALRVVLAFGLAGSLFVQAVMVPLLATDLDEAPAAVRVPVIAIVLLGIVTCQVTMVCVWRLLTMVRRGTVFSHAAFRYVDVVLGAVGAASLLTFALGVALAPGEAVAPGVVLLIGGAGVMVAGVALLVLVLRTLLAQAVARDSEAKHLQAELNEVI; encoded by the coding sequence ATGGGGAAAGTGGCTGTACTGGCGCTGCGCGTGGTGCTCGCCTTCGGGCTCGCCGGCTCGCTGTTCGTCCAGGCGGTGATGGTGCCGCTGCTGGCCACCGACCTGGACGAGGCCCCGGCCGCCGTGCGGGTCCCGGTCATCGCGATCGTGCTGCTCGGCATCGTGACCTGCCAGGTCACCATGGTCTGCGTGTGGCGGCTGCTGACGATGGTCCGACGGGGCACGGTGTTCTCCCACGCCGCCTTCCGCTACGTCGACGTCGTGCTCGGCGCGGTCGGGGCGGCCTCCCTCCTCACGTTCGCGCTGGGCGTCGCACTCGCACCGGGCGAGGCGGTCGCCCCGGGCGTGGTCCTCCTGATCGGCGGGGCGGGCGTGATGGTCGCCGGGGTCGCCCTGCTCGTGCTCGTGCTGCGGACGCTGCTGGCCCAGGCGGTCGCGCGCGACTCCGAGGCCAAGCACCTGCAGGCGGAGCTGAACGAGGTGATCTGA
- a CDS encoding suppressor of fused domain protein yields MSAEQHGTTVGGAHRFVGLAENLERHAGRPSGAEPPNVRGDNRGYALVFFQQERYHLTTVISSGLRFQPLGAEPAQELACTVYKEQAEAARHLVDLTAELLVTQQTHLVPDQIVPNEEPLLPHTEFHGVLASGHPMFPPEFTRFTDPDGIEQLQVFTLLPVTLGELNFILDNGVTALRQQWARFEVDVFDLGRPSVA; encoded by the coding sequence ATGAGCGCCGAGCAGCACGGAACGACTGTGGGTGGTGCGCACCGGTTCGTGGGGCTCGCGGAGAACCTGGAACGGCACGCCGGACGGCCGTCCGGTGCCGAGCCGCCGAACGTGCGGGGCGACAACCGCGGCTACGCGCTGGTGTTCTTCCAGCAGGAGCGCTACCACCTGACCACGGTGATCAGCAGCGGCCTGCGCTTCCAGCCGCTGGGTGCCGAGCCGGCGCAGGAGCTGGCGTGCACGGTCTACAAGGAGCAGGCGGAGGCGGCCAGGCACCTGGTCGACCTGACCGCCGAGCTGCTGGTCACGCAGCAAACCCACCTGGTGCCCGACCAGATCGTGCCCAACGAGGAGCCGCTGCTGCCGCACACCGAGTTCCACGGCGTGCTGGCCAGCGGCCACCCGATGTTCCCGCCGGAGTTCACCCGCTTCACCGACCCTGATGGCATCGAGCAGCTCCAGGTCTTCACGCTGCTGCCGGTGACGCTGGGCGAGCTGAACTTCATCCTCGACAACGGCGTCACCGCGCTGCGGCAGCAGTGGGCGCGTTTCGAGGTCGACGTCTTCGACCTCGGGCGCCCCAGCGTCGCGTAG
- a CDS encoding DNA repair helicase XPB: MTDGPLIVQSDKTLLLEVEHAQADEARIAIAPFAELERAPEHVHTYRITPLALWNARAAGHDAEQVVDALVRHSRYPVPQPLLVDIVETMGRFGRLQLTNDPAHGLVLVSLDRAVLEEVLRNKKIQPMLGARIDDDTVVVHPSERGRLKQLLLKIGWPAEDLAGYVDGEAHPISLAEDGWALRDYQRQAVQAFWAGGSGVVVLPCGAGKTLVGAAAMAEAEATTLILVTNTVAGRQWKRELVERTSLTEEEIGEYSGEKKEIRPVTIATYQVITRKSKGEYKHLELFDSRDWGLVVYDEVHLLPAPVFRMTADLQSRRRLGLTATLVREDGREGDVFSLIGPKRYDAPWKDIEAQGWIAPAECVEVRVTLTDDERLRYATSEAEERYKVCSTARTKAPVVKAILDQHPGEPALVIGAYLEQLHELGEALEAPIVEGSTKNKEREALFDAFRRGEINRLVVSKVANFSIDLPEASVAVQVSGTFGSRQEEAQRLGRLLRPKAERKQAHFYSVVSRDTLDTDYAAHRQRFLAEQGYAYRIVDADDLLGPAIPDVG; this comes from the coding sequence GTGACCGACGGCCCCCTGATCGTCCAGTCCGACAAGACACTGCTGCTCGAGGTCGAGCACGCGCAGGCCGACGAGGCCCGCATCGCGATCGCACCGTTCGCCGAGCTCGAACGCGCCCCCGAGCACGTGCACACCTACCGCATCACGCCGCTCGCGCTGTGGAACGCCCGGGCGGCCGGGCACGACGCCGAGCAGGTCGTCGACGCCTTGGTGCGCCACTCCCGCTACCCGGTGCCGCAGCCGCTGCTGGTCGACATCGTCGAGACGATGGGCCGCTTCGGGCGGCTTCAGCTCACCAACGACCCCGCGCACGGGCTGGTGCTGGTCTCGCTGGACCGGGCCGTGCTGGAGGAGGTCCTGCGGAACAAGAAGATCCAGCCGATGCTCGGCGCCCGCATCGACGACGACACCGTCGTCGTGCACCCCAGCGAGCGCGGGCGCCTCAAGCAACTGCTGCTCAAGATCGGCTGGCCGGCCGAAGACCTCGCCGGATACGTCGACGGCGAGGCGCACCCGATCTCGCTGGCCGAGGACGGCTGGGCGCTGCGCGACTACCAGCGCCAGGCCGTGCAGGCGTTCTGGGCCGGGGGCTCCGGCGTCGTCGTGCTGCCCTGCGGCGCGGGCAAGACGCTGGTCGGCGCCGCCGCGATGGCCGAGGCGGAGGCCACCACGCTGATCCTGGTCACCAACACCGTGGCAGGCAGGCAGTGGAAGCGGGAGCTGGTGGAGCGCACCTCGCTCACCGAGGAGGAGATCGGCGAGTACTCCGGGGAGAAGAAGGAGATCCGCCCTGTCACCATCGCCACCTACCAGGTGATCACCCGCAAGTCCAAGGGCGAGTACAAGCACCTGGAGCTGTTCGACTCCCGGGACTGGGGTCTGGTGGTCTACGACGAGGTGCACCTGCTGCCCGCGCCGGTCTTCCGGATGACCGCCGACCTGCAGTCCCGGCGCAGGCTGGGCCTGACCGCGACGCTGGTGCGCGAGGACGGCCGCGAGGGTGACGTGTTCTCGCTGATCGGCCCGAAGCGCTACGACGCGCCGTGGAAGGACATCGAGGCGCAGGGCTGGATCGCCCCCGCCGAGTGCGTCGAGGTGCGGGTCACCCTGACCGACGACGAGCGGCTGCGGTACGCGACCTCCGAGGCCGAGGAGCGCTACAAGGTCTGCTCGACCGCCCGCACCAAGGCGCCGGTCGTCAAGGCCATCCTCGACCAGCACCCCGGCGAGCCCGCCCTGGTCATCGGCGCCTACCTGGAGCAGCTCCACGAGCTGGGCGAGGCGCTGGAAGCCCCGATCGTCGAGGGCTCGACCAAGAACAAGGAGCGCGAGGCGCTCTTCGACGCGTTCCGACGCGGCGAGATCAACCGGCTGGTGGTCTCCAAGGTCGCCAACTTCTCGATCGACCTTCCCGAGGCGTCGGTCGCCGTGCAGGTGTCGGGCACCTTCGGCTCGCGGCAGGAGGAGGCGCAGCGGCTCGGGCGGCTGCTGCGCCCGAAGGCCGAACGCAAGCAGGCGCACTTCTACTCCGTGGTGTCCCGCGACACCCTCGACACCGACTACGCCGCGCACCGGCAGCGGTTCCTGGCCGAGCAGGGCTACGCGTACCGGATCGTGGACGCCGACGACCTGCTGGGACCCGCCATCCCCGACGTGGGCTGA
- a CDS encoding recombinase family protein: protein MIGSAGVNSGTAAQYSTVRLGPGRGAVVKATGRGAAVHVRLSRDTDESTSTNGSMTPARPSVRHVAGPSQRSRKTSSKLQPILARLDDIDVIDFFKIDRLVRSTVDFAEIMARAEAKNVALASTRSSGARSVQVVSGQCSALMISGSPAR from the coding sequence GTGATCGGCAGTGCCGGGGTCAACAGCGGGACCGCCGCCCAGTATTCCACCGTCCGGCTCGGGCCCGGTCGGGGAGCGGTGGTGAAGGCCACAGGACGGGGTGCAGCGGTCCATGTGCGCTTGTCACGCGACACCGACGAGAGTACTTCCACCAACGGCAGCATGACGCCTGCGAGGCCCTCTGTGAGGCACGTGGCTGGTCCGTCGCAGCGGTCGAGGAAGACATCCTCCAAGCTTCAGCCGATACTCGCGCGGCTCGACGACATCGACGTCATCGATTTCTTCAAGATCGACAGGCTGGTGCGGTCGACGGTTGATTTCGCCGAGATCATGGCTCGGGCGGAGGCCAAGAACGTCGCGCTCGCGTCGACTCGCAGCAGTGGTGCACGATCCGTACAGGTTGTTTCCGGTCAGTGCTCGGCATTGATGATCAGCGGCAGTCCGGCGCGGTGA
- a CDS encoding TauD/TfdA family dioxygenase: MLPTSSAVETHRIDITTSDGHSTLVTKLAADGIALIEGVHDQASLLDLARSLGTITQHRDSTADGVTTIANLGKVGHRSGFAGFSTDALNPHTDRSGVPNPPSLLLMACRQPAATGGECIAIDGQAVHADLAETEPEAVHALSQPRSALFGGAAGHLGAVFERSADALVALRLRLDELAQFAPEVTRWLPALRNSLDRHAMTFTLDTGHGYILNNRRWLHDRRAFTGHRRMYRVNLEPLPRLGIPAGFTLDIRT; this comes from the coding sequence ATGCTCCCCACTTCGTCAGCGGTCGAAACGCATCGAATCGACATCACCACCAGTGACGGGCATTCGACACTCGTCACGAAGCTCGCGGCGGATGGAATCGCGCTCATCGAAGGTGTCCATGACCAGGCAAGTCTGCTCGACCTCGCGCGATCTCTCGGCACCATCACGCAGCACCGGGACAGCACTGCCGATGGCGTGACCACGATCGCCAACCTCGGCAAGGTCGGGCATCGGTCGGGATTCGCCGGGTTCAGCACCGACGCCTTGAACCCGCATACGGATCGATCAGGCGTCCCCAATCCACCCAGCCTGCTCTTGATGGCGTGCAGGCAGCCAGCGGCTACAGGCGGGGAGTGCATCGCGATCGATGGCCAAGCGGTTCACGCCGATCTTGCCGAGACTGAACCCGAAGCTGTGCACGCACTCTCACAGCCACGATCCGCTCTGTTCGGCGGGGCCGCCGGACATCTCGGTGCCGTGTTCGAACGGTCTGCTGATGCGCTCGTTGCACTTCGGCTTCGCTTGGACGAACTCGCTCAGTTCGCCCCGGAAGTCACACGATGGCTGCCCGCGCTCCGCAACTCGCTCGACCGCCACGCCATGACATTCACCCTCGACACCGGGCACGGCTACATCTTGAACAACCGTCGATGGCTACACGACCGGCGGGCCTTCACCGGACACCGCCGGATGTACCGAGTCAACCTAGAACCGTTGCCACGCCTAGGAATTCCTGCCGGTTTCACGCTCGATATTCGCACCTGA
- a CDS encoding NUDIX hydrolase: MTTPGYVPRSYSISIKGVVVRDGAVLLLKNEREEWELPGGRIELDETPEECVAREITEETSWPVTTGPILDSWMYYIDDAEKHVFIVTYGCYADTDAEPALSHEHKEIGLFPESVIADLNMPEGYKRSIATWFARLRAAESELVR; this comes from the coding sequence ATGACCACGCCCGGCTACGTGCCGCGCAGCTACTCGATCTCGATCAAGGGCGTCGTCGTCCGTGACGGGGCGGTGCTGCTGCTGAAGAACGAGCGCGAGGAATGGGAGCTGCCGGGCGGTCGAATCGAGCTGGACGAGACCCCGGAGGAGTGCGTAGCCCGCGAGATCACCGAAGAGACGTCGTGGCCGGTGACGACCGGGCCGATTCTCGACTCGTGGATGTACTACATCGACGATGCCGAGAAACACGTCTTCATCGTGACCTACGGCTGCTACGCGGACACCGACGCCGAACCGGCTTTGTCTCACGAGCACAAGGAAATCGGCCTGTTCCCTGAATCCGTGATCGCTGATCTGAACATGCCCGAGGGCTACAAGCGCTCGATCGCTACCTGGTTCGCTCGACTGCGGGCAGCGGAGTCCGAACTCGTGAGGTGA